Proteins encoded in a region of the Ziziphus jujuba cultivar Dongzao chromosome 3, ASM3175591v1 genome:
- the LOC107404887 gene encoding uncharacterized protein LOC107404887 yields the protein MALNEPQVQFPEKQTVDGVSESGFEGGSDPEELDRLEMEVKEMAQKILHYRATLPNQLKDTLASVLAAQRPVLPHGSDPCPSGDPKPGQVISNNGALLAEEDQETAKKIQLLKAKIAHNVSVMPFVLKRMKECISKIDQLDCQNNRIIHPAFKGKRLADKDVALN from the exons ATGGCGTTAAACGAACCTCAAGTGCAATTCCCGGAGAAGCAGACCGTGGATGGAGTATCCGAATCCGGATTCGAAGGTGGGTCCGACCCGGAAGAGCTGGACAGGTTGGAGATGGAGGTCAAGGAAATGGCACAGAAGATTCTTCACTACAGGGCCACTCTCCCGAACCAGCTCAAAGACACGCTCGCTTCGGTTCTCGCTGCTCAGAGACCCGTTTTACCTCATGGGTCGGACCCTTGTCCCTCCGGAGATCCTAAACCAG GGCAGGTTATTTCTAACAATGGAGCATTATTAGCAGAGGAAGATCAAGAAACAGCCAAGAAAATACAGTTGCTTAAAGCGAAAATAGCTCATAATGTCTCTGTTATGCCGTTTGTTCTGAAGAGGATGAAAGAATGTATTTCGAAGATCGACCAACTAGATTGTCAAAACAACAGAATCATACATCCTGCATTTAAAGGAAAAAGACTGGCTGACAAGGATGTTGCCCTTAATTAG
- the LOC107404883 gene encoding serine/threonine-protein kinase VIK, with protein sequence MENFKYPSSPPSKRMRGAETIDSEGPYRLLYCSSKGDTDGVVQELEKGVEPNLADYDKRTALHLASCEGCTEVVVLLLEKGADVNSIDRWGRTPLSDARSFGHESICKILEANGGIDPVGLDSQIPCYTIDYSEVNMNDAILIGEGSYGEIYLVKWRGTEVAAKTIRSSIASNQRVKNSFMKELALWQKLRHPNIVQFLGVLNNCNRLIFLTEYLCNGSLHDILRKKGRLDPQTAVAYALDIARGMNYLHQHKSHAIIHRDLTPRNVLQDAAGRLKVTDFGLSKIAQEKDVLGYKMTGTTGSFRYMAPEVYRRESYGKSVDVFSFALIVHEMFQGGPSNLADDPEQVADKRAYEDSRPPLSSYVYPEPIRILLQKCWHKNPDFRPTFEDIILELESIQDKFQTTEPMPSRCRCSIL encoded by the exons ATGGAAAACTTCAAGTATCCATCTTCACCACCATCCAAg AGAATGAGGGGAGCAGAAACAATAGATTCAGAAGGTCCGTACAGGCTGCTATACTGTTCAAGTAAGGGAGACACAGATGGGGTAGTGCAGGAATTAGAGAAAGGTGTGGAGCCTAATCTGGCTGATTATGATAAAAGAACTGCTCTCCATCTGGCATCGTGTGAAGGTTGTACGGAGGTTGTTGTTCTACTTCTAGAGAAAGGTGCAGATGTCAATTCCATTGATCGTTGGGGGCGAACT CCACTGTCAGATGCTCGTAGCTTTGGTCATGAAAGCATCTGCAAGATATTGGAGGCTAATGGTGGAATTGATCCG GTGGGGCTTGACTCCCAGATTCCATGCTATACTATTGATTATTCTGAGGTGAACATGAATGACGCAATACTTATTGGAGAG GGGTCATATGGTGAAATATATTTGGTGAAATGGAGAGGTACAGAAGTTGCTGCAAAGACGATTCGCTCCTCTATTGCATCAAATCAAAGGGTCAA GAATTCCTTTATGAAAGAACTTGCTTTGTGGCAAAAGTTGCGCCACCCCAATATAGTTCAGTTCCTTGGTGTTCTAAACAATTGTAACCGATTGATCTTCCTTACCGAGTATCTTTGCAAT GGAAGTTTGCATGACATAttaagaaagaaaggaagactTGATCCTCAAACTGCAGTTGCTTATGCTCTTGATATTGCCag AGGTATGAATTATCTCCATCAGCATAAATCACATGCTATAATTCACAGAGATTTGACCCCAAG GAATGTGTTACAAGATGCAGCTGGCCGACTCAAGGTTACTGATTTTGGATTGAGCAAAATTGCACAGGAAAAAGATGTTTTAGGTTATAAAATGACTGGAACAACTGGTTCCT TTCGATACATGGCACCGGAGGTATATCGTCGTGAATCTTATGGGAAAAGTGTTGATGTCTTCTCCTTTGCTCTAATCGTACACGAG ATGTTTCAAGGAGGACCATCAAATCTGGCAGATGATCCAGAACAAGTAGCAGATAAACGAGCATATGAAGATTCCAGACCGCCTCTCTCCTCTTATGTATACCCTGAACCAATTAGGAT ACTTCTTCAAAAATGCTGGCACAAGAATCCAGATTTCAGACCTACATTTGAAGATATAATTTTAGAGCTTGAGTCTATTCAAGACAAGTTTCAGACTACCGAACCAATGCCTTCACGTTGCAGGTGTTCCATCCTATGA
- the LOC107404888 gene encoding uncharacterized protein LOC107404888, producing MLKPQTDKLVRRTAMVATVTASYFLITADYGPQPNALDPIKKAILSAESSVKEFIFGSNNQSEESEIEKLGSESAKKHP from the exons ATGTTGAAACCACAAACAGACAAGCTGGTGAGGAGGACAGCCATGGTGGCCACTGTCACTGCTTCTTATTTTCTCATAACCGCTGACTATGGCCCTCAACCCAATGCTCTGGACCCA ATTAAGAAGGCGATATTATCGGCAGAAAGTTCTGTTAAGGAATTCATCTTTGGGTCAAACAATCAATCTGAAGAAAGTGAAATAGAGAAGCTGGGATCTGAAAGTGCCAAGAAACATCCATAG
- the LOC107404885 gene encoding uncharacterized protein LOC107404885: MEEPKQAQSITSTQLPNPPPTATSQPPPPSLPPKPKKRPLHNDSPYPNSNCFFKIRALLKDIRPHFLEVLRTPDFRSCKAAHEIQEQTKLLMELYKQMTAQTIAIGKNTTENQPLSGESKDGPKAQEKPHDVTTDQPKSNNLFAKPSAAPEKLRADDCQVSGSYIVGGSAFGWNFITFTSKDSVYYGVTKESFRAAKSSVSI; this comes from the exons ATGGAGGAACCAAAGCAAGCCCAGTCCATCACATCCACCCAACTCCCAAACCCTCCTCCAACAGCTACTTCTCAACCTCCTCCACCTTCTCTTCCTCCTAAACCCAAGAAGAGACCCCTTCACAATGATTCTCCTTATCCCAATTCTAACTGCTTCTTCAAAATTCGCGCTCTTCTCAAAGATATTCGTCCTCATTTTCTTGAG gttcTTCGGACCCCTGACTTTCGAAGCTGCAAGGCTGCCCATGAAATTCAAGAAC AAACGAAGCTTCTGATGGAATTATACAAACAGATGACAGCCCAAACAATTGCCATAGGGAAGAATACGACAGAAAACCAGCCATTATCAGGTGAAAGTAAGGATGGTCCAAAGGCACAAGAAAAACCCCACGATGTTACAACAGATCAGCCTAAATCAAACAACTTATTTGCAAAGCCATCAGCGGCACCTGAGAAGCTGCGGGCTGACGACTGCCAGGTTTCAGGATCATATATTGTCGGAGGATCAGCTTTTGGGTGGAACTTCATCACCTTTACCAGCAAAGATTCAGTCTATTATGGTGTTACAAAGGAGTCATTTCGAGCAGCTAAGTCCTCTGTATCCATATAG